From a region of the Takifugu flavidus isolate HTHZ2018 chromosome 20, ASM371156v2, whole genome shotgun sequence genome:
- the LOC130517704 gene encoding torsin-1A-like isoform X1 has product MQRAKRHVLLLSLLLCTGVTDAIEPISTSIAVGMAAALTGFLASYQNILYYFNECCRPEWVYFNRTGLEADLESKLFGQHIASRIILKAVSGFMSNENPKKPLVLSLHGWTGTGKNFVSELIAENIFKEGMDSKYVHVFTSELHFPHSSQSDTYKTQLQQWIKGNVSECGRSMFVFDEMDKMHPGLIDSIKPYLDYYDKLDGVSYRKAIFIFLSNAGGESIVDIALDFWKAGRSREEIELRDLETVLSLSVFNNKKSGLWHTSLIDKNLVDFFVPFLPLEYHHVVQCAMNEMKVRGHEPDLNVADEVARDLVFFPKSERVFAVKGCKTIQSKLDYYT; this is encoded by the exons ATGCAAAGAGCAAAGCGACACGTCCTGCTGTTGTCGTTGCTGCTCTGCACCGGAGTGACGGATGCTATCGAACCCATTAGCACCAGCATAGCGGTTGGCATGGCCGCGGCTCTCACCGGCTTCTTAGCCAGCTACCAGAATATATTGTACTATTTTAATGAGTGCTGTCGTCCCGAGTGGGTTTATTTCAACAGAACGG GTCTTGAGGCTGACCTGGAAAGCAAGCTGTTTGGACAGCACATTGCCTCACGTATCATCCTGAAAGCTGTGAGTGGATTCATGAGCAATGAAAACCCAAAGAAGCCTTTGGTGCTGTCTCTGCACGGTTGGACTGGTACAGGGAAAAACTTTGTTAGTGAACTCATtgctgaaaacatttttaaggAAGGAATGGACAGCAAATACGTCCATGTTTTCACATCGGAACTTCATTTTCCACATTCCAGTCAGTCGGATACATACAAG ACCCAATTACAGCAGTGGATTAAAGGCAACGTCAGCGAATGTGGACGCTCAATGTTCGTATTTGATGAAATGGACAAGATGCACCCTGGCTTGATTGACAGCATAAAACCATATCTGGATTACTACGACAAGTTGGATGGAGTTTCTTATCGGAAAGCAATCTTCATTTTCTTAAG CAATGCTGGAGGGGAGAGCATCGTTGATATCGCTTTAGATTTCTGGAAAGCAGGAAGAAGTCGGGAAGAGATCGAGCTCCGCGACCTAGAGACTGTGCTCTCCCTATCGGTGTTTAACAATAAGAAAA GTGGATTGTGGCACACAAGTTTGATCGATAAGAACCTGGTGGACTTCTTTGTCCCTTTTCTGCCTCTGGAGTACCATCATGTGGTCCAGTGTGCCATGAATGAGATGAAAGTCAGGGGACATGAGCCGGATCTGAACGTGGCGGATGAAGTGGCTCGGGATCTCGTCTTCTTCCCAAAATCCGAGAGAGTTTTCGCCGTTAAAGGCTGCAAGACGATACAGAGCAAGTTGGACTACTACACCTAA
- the LOC130517709 gene encoding golgin subfamily A member 6-like protein 26, which translates to MEKIQEENKKLLRSVTELQHEVRQLKEQLAEKDEQLSRSTKRRQIRTVAHMDALTQLNQARADLTVSQDKCSDLEEKLRSGTNDSHQSPEHGDHVELSKKEEALKLQFSEKEQQMEAWMRQRLIGVQEEFQRKLLEEKEKDQREMREREERLRQQLERGMREERDDCLKKQLTTLIESWQTEAQRWRKHQSELEEKLHEQETLRKQQEEERKQETERFQENFQQLWNYIEKKEKKKKKKGVWSRILKFWKK; encoded by the exons atggagaagatacaggaagagaacaaaaagctgctgaggtcagtgacggagcttcagcatgaagtcaggcagctaaaagaacagctggctgagaaggacgagcagttgagccggagcaccaaaaggcgccagataagaacagtggctcatatggacgccctgacccagctgaaccaggcaagggctgatctcacagtcagccaagacaagtgctctgatctggaggagaagttgcgcagtggaaccaatgacagccaccagagtccggagcacggagaccacgtagagctctccaagaaagaagaggctctgaaactgcaattctcagaaaaagaacagcagatggaggcgtggatgaggcagaggctcattggcgtgcaggaagaattccagaggaagctcctggaggagaaagagaaggaccagcgtgagatgcgtgagagagaggagaggctgagacagcagcttgagagagggatgagggaagagagggacgactgcttgaagaagcagctgaccacgttgatcgagtcctggcagaccgaagctcagcggtggagaaaacaccagtcagagctggaggagaaactccacgaacaagagaccctgcgaaaacagcaagaggaggagaggaagcaggaaactgagcgcttccaagagaacttccagcagctttgg aactacattgaaaagaaggagaaaaagaagaagaagaaaggggtctggagcaggattctaaaattttggaaaaagtga
- the nsa2 gene encoding ribosome biogenesis protein NSA2 homolog, translating to MPQNEHIELHRKRHGYRLDHHEKKRKKESREAHERSHKARKLIGLKAKLYHKQRHAEKIQMKKTIKMHEQRNTKQKNDDKTPQGAVPAYLLDREGQSRAKVLSNMIKQKRKEKAGKWEVPLPKVRAQGETEVLKVIKTGKRQKKAWKRMVTKVCFVGDGFTRKPPKYERFIRPMGLRFKKAHVTHPELKATFCLPLLGVKKNPSSPLYTSLGVITKGTVIEVNVSELGLVTQGGKVIWGKYAQVTNNPENDGCINAVLLV from the exons ATG CCTCAGAACGAGCACATCGAGTTGCATCGCAAGCGGCACGGTTATCGCCTTGACCAtcatgaaaagaaaaggaagaaggagAGCCGTGAGGCTCATGAAAGGTCTCACAAAGCCAGGAAGCTGATCGGATTGAAGGCCAAATTGTACCACAAACAAAGACATGCTGAAAAGATTCAGATGAAGAAAAC TATCAAAATGCATGAACAGAGAAATACCAAGCAGAAGAATGATGATAAAACACCACAGGGAGCCGTGCCGGCATACTTgttggacagagagggtcagtcCCGCGCTAAGGTTCTGTCCAACATGATCaaacagaagaggaaagagaaggcT GGCAAATGGGAGGTGCCTCTTCCCAAAGTGCGAGCACAAGGAGAAACAGAAGTTCTTAAAGTCATCAAAActggaaagagacagaaaaaggcaTGGAAGAGAATGGTCACAAAGGTTTGCTTTGTCGGCGATGGCTTCACCCGGAAACCTCCAAAGTATGAGCGTTTCATCAGGCCCATG GGTTTACGATTCAAAAAGGCTCACGTCACACACCCAGAGCTGAAGGCTACGttctgcctccccctcctcggAGTAAAGAAGAACCCGTCCTCTCCCCTTTACACCTCCTTGGGCGTCATCACAAAAGGAACAGTCATAGAGGTCAACGTCAGTGAGCTGGGACTGGTCACACAGGGAGGAAAAGTTATATGGG GTAAATATGCTCAGGTGACAAACAATCCAGAGAACGATGGCTGCATTAATGCTGTTCTGCTGGTATGA
- the LOC130517705 gene encoding torsin-1A-like, translated as MQTLKPHILLLLLLFSGVTDATEPISTSIAVGMAAALTGFLASYQNILYYFHECCRPEWVYFNRTGLEADLESKLFGQHIASRIILKAVSGFMSNENPKKPLVLSLHGWTGTGKNFVSELIAENIFKKGMDSKYVHVFTSELHFPHSSQSDTYKTQLQQWIKGNVSECGRSMFVFDGMDKMHPGLIDSIKPYLDYYDKLDGVSYRKAIFIFLSNAGGESIVDIALDFWKAGRSREEIELRDLETVLSLSVFNNKKSGLWHTSLIDKNLVDFFVPFLPLEYHHVVQCAMNEMKVRGHEPDLNVADEVARFHIDFPKREGIFAFKGCKTIQSKLDYYT; from the exons atgcaaacattaaAGCCAcacattctgctgctcttgCTGCTCTTCTCCGGAGTGACGGATGCTACCGAACCCATTAGCACCAGCATAGCGGTTGGCATGGCTGCGGCTCTCACCGGCTTCTTAGCCAGCTACCAGAATATATTGTACTATTTTCATGAGTGCTGTCGTCCCGAGTGGGTTTATTTTAACAGAACGG GTCTTGAGGCTGACCTGGAAAGCAAGCTGTTTGGACAGCACATTGCCTCACGTATCATCCTGAAAGCTGTGAGTGGATTCATGAGCAATGAAAACCCAAAGAAGCCTTTGGTGCTGTCTCTGCACGGTTGGACTGGTACAGGGAAAAACTTTGTTAGTGAACTCATTGCTGAAAACATTTTCAAGAAAGGAATGGACAGCAAATACGTCCATGTTTTCACATCGGAACTTCATTTTCCACATTCCAGTCAGTCGGATACATACAAG ACCCAATTACAGCAGTGGATTAAAGGCAACGTCAGCGAATGTGGACGCTCAATGTTCGTATTTGATGGGATGGACAAGATGCACCCTGGCTTGATTGACAGCATAAAACCATATCTGGATTACTACGACAAGTTGGATGGAGTTTCTTATCGGAAAGCAATCTTCATTTTCTTAAG CAATGCTGGAGGGGAGAGCATCGTTGATATCGCTTTAGATTTCTGGAAAGCAGGAAGAAGTCGGGAAGAGATCGAGCTCCGCGACCTAGAGACTGTGCTCTCCCTATCGGTGTTTAACAATAAGAAAA GTGGATTGTGGCACACAAGTTTGATCGATAAGAACCTGGTGGACTTCTTCGTCCCTTTTCTGCCTCTGGAATACCATCATGTGGTCCAGTGTGCCATGAATGAGATGAAAGTCAGGGGACATGAGCCGGATCTAAACGTGGCGGATGAAGTGGCTCGGTTTCACATCGACTTCCCCAAACGCGAGGGTATTTTTGCCTTTAAAGGCTGCAAGACGATACAGAGCAAGTTGGACTACTACACCTAA
- the LOC130517704 gene encoding torsin-1A-like isoform X2 has protein sequence MKSTYIYLLLYVFLTTGILTNAVDPITTTVVVGLGATLGRTVWNYLRESCIPKWVNYNAKGLEADLESKLFGQHIASRIILKAVSGFMSNENPKKPLVLSLHGWTGTGKNFVSELIAENIFKEGMDSKYVHVFTSELHFPHSSQSDTYKTQLQQWIKGNVSECGRSMFVFDEMDKMHPGLIDSIKPYLDYYDKLDGVSYRKAIFIFLSNAGGESIVDIALDFWKAGRSREEIELRDLETVLSLSVFNNKKSGLWHTSLIDKNLVDFFVPFLPLEYHHVVQCAMNEMKVRGHEPDLNVADEVARDLVFFPKSERVFAVKGCKTIQSKLDYYT, from the exons ATGAAGTCGacatatatttatttgttgCTTTACGTTTTTTTGACAACCGGTATTTTAACGAACGCCGTGGATCCGATCACAACAACAGTGGTCGTAGGTTTAGGTGCTACACTCGGACGGACAGTGTGGAATTATTTGCGTGAAAGTTGCATTCCAAAATGGGTGAACTATAATGCAAAAG GTCTTGAGGCTGACCTGGAAAGCAAGCTGTTTGGACAGCACATTGCCTCACGTATCATCCTGAAAGCTGTGAGTGGATTCATGAGCAATGAAAACCCAAAGAAGCCTTTGGTGCTGTCTCTGCACGGTTGGACTGGTACAGGGAAAAACTTTGTTAGTGAACTCATtgctgaaaacatttttaaggAAGGAATGGACAGCAAATACGTCCATGTTTTCACATCGGAACTTCATTTTCCACATTCCAGTCAGTCGGATACATACAAG ACCCAATTACAGCAGTGGATTAAAGGCAACGTCAGCGAATGTGGACGCTCAATGTTCGTATTTGATGAAATGGACAAGATGCACCCTGGCTTGATTGACAGCATAAAACCATATCTGGATTACTACGACAAGTTGGATGGAGTTTCTTATCGGAAAGCAATCTTCATTTTCTTAAG CAATGCTGGAGGGGAGAGCATCGTTGATATCGCTTTAGATTTCTGGAAAGCAGGAAGAAGTCGGGAAGAGATCGAGCTCCGCGACCTAGAGACTGTGCTCTCCCTATCGGTGTTTAACAATAAGAAAA GTGGATTGTGGCACACAAGTTTGATCGATAAGAACCTGGTGGACTTCTTTGTCCCTTTTCTGCCTCTGGAGTACCATCATGTGGTCCAGTGTGCCATGAATGAGATGAAAGTCAGGGGACATGAGCCGGATCTGAACGTGGCGGATGAAGTGGCTCGGGATCTCGTCTTCTTCCCAAAATCCGAGAGAGTTTTCGCCGTTAAAGGCTGCAAGACGATACAGAGCAAGTTGGACTACTACACCTAA
- the LOC130517707 gene encoding torsin-1A-like, with product MKARVFYLSLLMFWTLSPVNTFDPLTVAVLVGAGSTLAPLAWVTWGHFNERCDSTWIRFNETGLRSDLENKLVGQHIASPIIFKAVAGFMKNPHPRKPLVLFLQGPTGTGKNFVAQMIANNIYKKGNVSQFFHVFTYQLNFPHQSRIETYKSQLQQWIKGNVSRCAHSVFVFDEVDKIHPGLFDSIYPYLDHHNQLQGVSYKNAIFIFLSNAGASNITEIALDFWQSGRTREDIKLKDLEKVISQSAFNHKTGGLWHSPLIDRNLVNFYVPFLPLEYRHVLQCVLAEMKARNLSPNGDIAKQLADDLVFYPNQMRVFSAQGCKTIHARLDFYI from the exons ATGAAAGCGAGGGTCTTTTATCTGTCGCTGCTTATGTTTTGGACTCTCAGCCCAGTGAACACCTTTGATCCATTAACTGTTGCGGTTCTTGTAGGTGCTGGGTCCACACTGGCACCACTGGCCTGGGTAACCTGGGGCCATTTCAACGAAAGATGTGATTCCACATGGATTCGCTTCAACGAAACAG GTCTCCGTTCTGACCTGGAAAACAAGCTGGTGGGACAACACATCGCCTCTCCCATCATCTTCAAGGCTGTGGCTGGATTCATGAAAAACCCCCACCCCAGAAAGCCCTTGGTGCTGTTTCTGCAGGGACCCACTGGCACAGGGAAGAACTTTGTTGCTCAGATGATCGCCAACAACATTTACAAAAAGGGAAATGTCAGTCAGTTTTTTCACGTCTTCACGTATCAACTTAACTTCCCGCATCAAAGTCGGATTGAGACGTACAAG tcTCAGTTGCAGCAGTGGATCAAAGGGAACGTCTCTAGGTGCGCCCACTCCGTATTCGTCTTTGATGAGGTCGATAAGATACACCCTGGCTTGTTTGACAGTATCTATCCATACCTGGATCAccacaaccagctgcagggagTTTCATACAAAAACgccatcttcatcttcctcag CAATGCCGGAGCGTCCAACATAACAGAGATAGCTTTAGATTTCTGGCAATCTGGGCGAACTCGAGAAGACATTAAACTGAAAGACCTGGAGAAAGTGATCTCCCAATCAGCATTTAACCACAAAA CGGGGGGCTTGTGGCACTCCCCGTTGATCGATAGGAACCTGGTGAACTTCTACGTCCCGTTTCTGCCTCTGGAGTACAGACACGTTCTTCAGTGTGTTCTTGCTGAGATGAAAGCTCGGAACTTAAGTCCAAATGGAGACATTGCAAAGCAGCTGGCGGATGATTTAGTGTTTTATCCTAATCAAATGCGAGTGTTCAGTGCGCAAGGGTGCAAGACCATTCACGCTAGGTTAGACTTCTACATATAA